From Ischnura elegans chromosome 13 unlocalized genomic scaffold, ioIscEleg1.1 SUPER_13_unloc_1, whole genome shotgun sequence, a single genomic window includes:
- the LOC124172037 gene encoding zinc finger protein 501-like, with the protein MMDKQASKISGGRVGEVRGGSGCDAPIIPNALRMIRISRKTSCAEPVMGNKDEFSNFEAKNSVKGQMSNETTYNCYHCTGGFSTKSGLIKHLETHFSASNLVVDDDSSMVLDIKGTNSGKQGLRYEGNGHLKGVSGGTLEKGKDRKGGRFAVGADTCVESDSLNSSSCTRDIKKGKCSSARGRPYSCSVCYKCFAKSSTLKNHMRVHTGEKNYSCSVCNKSFSLRGNLTRHKRTHTGEKPYACSICNKSFSVSGTLNKHIRTHTGERSYSCKICCKSFSHSDVLTKHIRIHTGDKPYTCSVCSKSFSQRSNLTKHMRAHTGERSYSCKICCKSFSCSDSLTKHMRIHTGDKPYSCSVCNKSFSQSYDLTKHMRTHTAEKPYTCSICTKPFCHSSDLTKHMRIHTGEKNYSCKICCKSFSRSDSLTKHMRIHTGDKPYTCSVCNKSFSESGTLNKHMASHTRDRSNSCKICCKSFSRSDVLTKHMRIHTGD; encoded by the coding sequence ATGATGGACAAGCAGGCATCCAAAATCAGTGGAGGCAGAGTGGGTGAGGTGAGGGGTGgaagtggttgtgatgcaccaatAATCCCTAATGCCCTCAGGATGATCAGAATTAGTAGAAAAACGAGTTGCGCAGAGCCAGTCATGGGGAACAAAGATGAGTTCAGTAATTTTGAGGCGAAAAATTCTGTAAAGGGACAAATGTCAAACGAAACTACGTATAATTGCTACCACTGCACAGGTGGATTCAGCACCAAAAGTGGGCTCATCAAACACCTTGAAACTCATTTTAGTGCCAGCAATTTAGTCGTGGATGATGATTCATCCATGGTGCTTGATATAAAAGGGACAAACAGTGGAAAACAAGGGCTGAGGTATGAAGGAAATGGGCATCTAAAGGGAGTATCCGGAGGGACTCTGGAGAAAGGAAAAGATAGAAAAGGGGGAAGGTTTGCTGTAGGAGCTGACACGTGTGTAGAAAGTGATTCCTTAAATTCCTCCTCTTGCACTAGAGACATCAAAAAGGGAAAGTGTTCAAGCGCAAGAGGGaggccttattcctgtagtgtgtgCTATAAGTGTTTCGCTAAATCTTCTACTCTCAAGAATCACatgcgtgtacacacaggggagaagaattattcctgtagtgtctgcaataagtcattctctctgAGGGGCAACCTCACCAGACACAAGcgtacccacacaggagagaaaccttatGCATGCAGTatctgcaataagtctttctctgtgAGTGGTACCCTCAACAAGCATATCcgtacccacacaggagagaggtcttattcatgtaaaatatgctgtaaatcattcagtcataGTGATGTCCTTACCAAGCACATCCGTATTCACACTGGGGATAAGCCTTATACCTGTAGTGTATGCagtaagtctttctctcagaggAGCAACCTCACCAAACACATGCGTGCACACACAGGAGAGAGGTCTTATTCATgcaaaatatgctgtaaatcattcagttgCAGTGATTCCCTTACCAAGCACATGCGTATACACACTGGGGAtaagccttattcctgtagtgtctgcaataagtctttctctcagagtTATGACCTCACCAAACACATGCGTACCCACACGGCAGAGAAACCTTATACATGCAGCATTTGCACCAAGCCTTTCTGTCACAGTTCTGACCTCACCAAACATATGCGTATACACACGGGGGAGAAgaattattcatgtaaaatatgctgtaaatcattcagtcgcagTGATTCCCTTACCAAGCACATGCGTATACACACGGGGGATAAGCCTTATACATGCAGCgtctgcaataagtctttctctgagaGTGGTACCCTCAACAAGCATATGGCTTCACACACAAGAGACCGGtctaattcatgtaaaatatgctgtaaatcattcagtcgcagTGATGTCCTTACCAAGCATATGCGTATACACACGGGGGATTAG
- the LOC124172035 gene encoding zinc finger protein 271-like has protein sequence MGEKEEISNYFTKNPGNSCRSNESSYHFLSTRDGVNSKDEVSKHLQTNPDARNLDGDVQLSEGQDESIKAIISNEESDTSCQHTTSSNIGGMKMKRKGMRKKGNGPIRENSGRMGERESLRKNREISTVDRKLSPQNLSLRSHSCFGDRRDRPCGSSMERVYSCSVCTETFTQRRNFSEHMLTHTRDELSHYLIIRSYSCEMCDKCFSRKDKLNEHMRTHRRGKPYSCDVCRKSFSTKSLLVTHCRIHTGERPFSCSICCKSFNQSAHLIQHKRTHNGEKPYSCNVCSKTFARRRNLNEHMPIHTGEKPFSCDVCGKPFSNKRRLVVHCRTHSGEKPYACSICCKSFYHRWDITKHMRTHSGEKPFSCEVCSKSFSRKKQLVEHCRIHTGESPFSCSICCKSSNECSHLIQHKRTHNGEKPYSCNICSKSFAKRFTLDEHMRIHTGEKPFSCEVCGKTFSRKNVLVTHSRIHSGDRPFSCSICCKSFNQSSNLIQHKRTHNGEKPYSCNVCSRSFAKRFTLDEHMRIHTGEKPYSCDVCSKSFSTKKQLVVHCRTHSGERLFSCSICRKSFYQRYDLTIHMYTHNGEKPYSCNVCSKAFIWKGLLDEHMQTHTGEKRFSCEVCSKSFNRKKHLAKHCRTHTGERPYACSICCKSFNQSSHLIQHKRTHNGEKPYSCNVCSESFARRCSLREHVRIHTGEKPFSCEVCGKSFSGKSNFVLHCRTHTGERPYACSICCKSFNQSSDLTKHRRIHTGEKPYSCNICSKRFPQRSNLAEHMHTHTAATPFSCDVCNKSFAQRRSLHEHVRIHTGEKPFSCEVCSKSFSTKRQLLTHCRTHSGEKPYACSICCKSFCQSSDLIRHKRTHTGEKPYSCNICSKAFARKGHLNVHMRTHTGEKPFSCEVCSKSFSTKKQLVIHCRIHTG, from the coding sequence ATGGGAGAAAAGGAAGAGATTAGTAATTACTTTACCAAAAATCCAGGGAATAGTTGCAGATCAAACGAAAGTTCATATCATTTCCTCAGCACTAGAGATGGAGTCAACTCCAAAGATGAGGTCAGCAAACACCTGCAAACTAATCCTGATGCCAGAAATTTAGATGGTGATGTTCAATTGTCAGAGGGACAAGATGAGTCTATCAAAGCGAttatatcaaatgaagaaagtgATACTTCATGTCAGCATACAACCTCCAGCAATATAGGAGGGATGAAGATGAAAAGGAAAgggatgaggaaaaaaggaaatgggcCTATTAGAGAAAATTCTGGAAGAATGGGGGAGAGGGAGAGTCTGAGGAAAAATAGGGAAATTAGTACTGTTGATAGGAAACTGTCCCCACAAAATTTATCGTTGAGGTCACACTCTTGTTTTGGAGACCGCCGCGATCGACCATGCGGGAGCTCAATGGAGAGAGTTTACTCGTGCAGTGTGTGCACTGAAACTTTCACTCAAAGAagaaatttcagtgagcacatgcTAACGCACACAAGAGATGAACTATCTCACTATCTCATTATCAGATCTTATTCATGCGAAATGTGTGATAAGTGCTTCTCTAGAAAAGATAAACTAAATGAACACATGCGGACCCACAGACGAGGGAAACCGTATTCATGTGATGTTTGCCGCAAATCCTTCTCTACAAAGAGCTTACTCGTCACACACTGTCGTAtacacacaggagagaggccATTTTCATGCAGCATTTGCTGCAAGTCTTTCAATCAAAGTGCTCACCTCATCCAACACAAGCGTACACACAACGGGGAAAAGCCGTACTCATGTAATGTCTGCAGCAAGACTTTCGCTCGGAGGCGCAACCTGAACGAACACATGCCAATCCACACAGGTGAGAAGCCTTTTTCTTGTGATGTTTGCGGTAAACCCTTCTCTAATAAGAGACGGCTCGTCGTACACTGTCGTACGCactcgggagagaaaccttatgcATGCAGCATTTGCTGCAAGTCTTTCTATCATAGATGGGACATCACCAAACACATGCGCACACACAGCGGGGaaaaacctttttcttgtgaAGTTTGCAGTAAGTCTTTCTCTAGAAAGAAACAGCTCGTAGAGCACTGTCGAATACACACAGGGGAGAGCCCTTTTTCATGCAGCATTTGCTGCAAGTCTTCCAACGAATGTTCTCACCTCATCCAACACAAACGTACACACAACGGGGAAAAGCCGTATTCATGTAATATCTGCAGCAAGTCTTTTGCCAAGAGGTTCACCCTGGACGAACACATGCGAATCCACACAGGTGAGAAGCCTTTTTCTTGTGAAGTTTGCGGTAAAACCTTCTCTAGAAAGAACGTCCTGGTCACACACTCCCGTATACACAGCGGAGACAGACCGTTTTCATGCAGCATTTGCTGCAAGTCTTTCAATCAAAGTTCTAACCTCATCCAACACAAACGTACACACAACGGGGAAAAGCCGTATTCATGTAATGTCTGCAGCAGGTCTTTTGCCAAGAGGTTCACCCTGGACGAGCACATGCGAATCCACACTGGCGAGAAGCCCTATTCTTGTGATGTTTGCAGTAAGTCCTTCTCTACAAAGAAGCAGctcgtcgtacactgtcgcacgcactcGGGAGAGAGACTTTTTTCATGCAGCATATGCCGCAAGTCTTTCTATCAGAGATATGACCTCACCATTCACATGTACACGCACAACGGAGAAAAGCCGTATTCGTGTAATGTCTGCAGTAAGGCTTTCATTTGGAAGGGCCTCCTGGACGAACACATGCAAACCCACACaggagaaaaacgtttttcttgtGAAGTTTGCAGtaagtctttcaatagaaagAAACATCTCGCAAAACACTGTCGTACGCACACAGGAGAGAGACCTTATGCATGCAGCATTTGCTGCAAGTCCTTCAATCAAAGTTCTCACCTCATCCAACACAAGCGTACACACAACGGGGAAAAGCCGTACTCATGTAATGTCTGCAGCGAGTCTTTCGCTCGGAGGTGCAGCCTGCGCGAACATGTGCGAATCCACACAGGTGAGAAGCCTTTTTCTTGTGAAGTTTGCGGTAAGTCTTTCTCTGGAAAGAGCAACTTCGTCTTGCACTGTCGTACACACACAGGAGAGAGACCTTATGCATGCAGCATTTGCTGCAAGTCCTTCAATCAAAGTTCTGACCTCACCAAACACAGACGTATACATACAGGGGAAAAGCCTTATTCATGCAACATATGCTCTAAGCGTTTCCCTCAAAGGAGTAACCTCGCCGAACACATGCATACACACACGGCAGCGACACCCTTTTCATGTGATGTCTGCAACAAGTCTTTCGCTCAGAGGCGCAGCCTGCACGAACACGTGCGAATCCACACGGgcgagaagcctttttcatgtgaAGTTTGCAGTAAGTCCTTCTCTACAAAGAGACAGCTCCTCACACACTGTCGCACGCactcgggagagaaaccttatgcATGCAGCATTTGCTGCAAGTCTTTCTGTCAGAGTTCTGACCTCATCAGACACAAACGTACACATACAGGGGAAAAGCCGTACTCATGTAATATCTGCAGCAAAGCTTTCGCTCGGAAGGGCCACCTAAACGTACACATGCGAACCCACACAGGAGaaaaacctttttcttgtgaAGTTTGCAGTAAGTCTTTCTCTACAAAGAAGCAGCTCGTAATACACTGCCGTATACACACAGGATAG